AGTAGATGCTGGAATAGTTACTCTTATATGCAAAAAAGATGGTTTTATTCAAAATGGACTTATAAGAAAAATTGACAGACAATCTTCTATTACTAATTTAGAAATCATATTAAATAAATCTAAATTTAATGTGCAAGGTGTAGTTACAGATGGTGTAAAAGCTTTAATAAATATTCCTGTTACCATTCATGATGAAGATATTAACAAAATTTCTACTGTTCTCTCTAATGAAAATGGATATTATGAATTTAATGGTATAGAGGGAGATAAAGATGTATTCATATCTGTATCTGATCCAAATTATAAAAGATTTAAATCTTCATTATTTAGGCTTGATAAAAATATAAATGATAAAAACTTAATTTTAGAAAAAAATTAAATGTTTGACATATTTTTATTTTTTTATTATAATTTAACCATTCAAATAACTTTTAGAAATATTTTTCTACGGCGTCCAAAGTACTCGTTAGGTTAAACCAATCTTAACTATGGGCGAATTGTAATTAAAACCAGCCCAAAAGGCTGGTTATTTTTATGTATAAGGGAGGATTTATGAGAAAACTATCTTTATTATTTTTAATTGCTGCTTTATCTATTCCAACATTTTCAAAAGAAAAGACTGATGATAAAGCTGGGGCTTCAGTTACTGAATCTAAAAAAGTTGATATGGAAAACATTGATGCAGTCACTTCTGCTTCCATTGTTCCTGCTGCTATAATAAAAGAATATATTCCAAAAGGTTTTACTGAGTCAAAAAATAAAAAAGCTCTATTTGTGGTAGGAGATCCCAGAAAAAATAGTGTTACTTTTGATATGGCATATACTGCTATGAGATTTTTTGAAGAAAATGGTATAGAAGTAACTATACGTGATCTCTATAAAATGAAATGGAACCCAGTTCTTACTTTAAATGAGTTTTACTATCAAAAAGATGGAATAGGAAAACCTTCAAAAGATGTATCTGAAGAACAGAGGCTTATAACTCAAGCTGATTATATTATTTTTGTATATCCTAACTGGCATGATAGCGCTACTTCTATTATTAAAGGATACCAAGAAAGAGTTTTTGCTAAGGAATTTGCTTATACAGCAGATGCTAATGGTTTAAGAGGATTATTAAAAGGAAAGAGCCTTTTCACTATTATGAACTGTGGATTTCTTGGTGGTGGAAGAGGATTTATTGGAAATGGTGTTGGAATATCTGACGAAAAATGGAATGCATATATGAAAGCTTATAAAGTTTTTGATGATGATCTTGCTGACTGGTGGGGAATGGATAATTATGGAAGGTTTATGAATGACAGATATCCAAAAAATCTTTCTGAAAACTATTCTAAAGAAATTGAAAAATTAAGAGAAGATTTAAATTCTTCCCTTCAAAAAACTTTTATTGATAAGAAATAATAACTATAATATAAGGAAGGTATAAAAGTTATACCTTCCTTTAATTTTTCCCAAATTTATTAAGTTACCATTTGAATAAAATTATAAAATAATTTTATTCCATAAAATATTATAACTATTCCACATACAACATTTATTATTCTTAATATCTTTTCTGTAATTCTGTTGCTAAAACAATTTATAAATATTGTCATTCCTATAAACCATATACAAGACGCAAAAGCTACCCCTAATATAAACTTTAGTCCTTCTCCTTTAGGAAGAGAGGCTCTGAATGCTCCAAGCATCATACTCCCATCAATAATGGCTTGTGGATTAAACCATGTAACTACACAAGCTGTAGTTACTACTTTTATTAAAGGAATATTTACATCTGTAGAATTATTTAGCATTCCCTTTGCTTTTACAAGACCTATTCCTATATAGAGAATAACAAGGCTTCCTATGAAAAGTATTCCCATTTCTAAAAGTTTTGATTTTTCCATTATTGTTCCTATTCCAAAAAAACATGCTAATGCAAGTGTTATGTCAAAAAATATAACAATAAATGCAGTTAGAAATGCTCTGCTTTTTTTGTGTGTAAGAGCTGTATTTATAACAAATAAATTCTGCAATCCTATTGGAGCCACATATGCCAGTCCCATTGTAAGACCTTGCAATAAATATTTCATTTTATCTTCCCCTTATTAGCTTTTTTAACTCTATATACTTTTAATAATTATAATTTTTAAAAAATTTATTTTACCATTTTTTTAAACTTCCTTTTTCAAATAACCACTCTGGTGTTATCAATTTGGCATCTTCAATTTTATACCATGGAGATATAAACGAAATACTTTTTAAAATATGAAGTTCTTGAGATGGCATATAACTTTGGGCCAATATCATTATTTTCTGGCCTGTTTCTTTATTTACAGCTATATCTACTACTATTACAACATGGCCTGGTGAACCACCTTGTATGAATACATCTCCTATTTCTATATCCTTAATATTTGCTTTTTTCATTTCCTTTGATAATGAAAGAGTCCCTGCATATGTATATATAAATTTAAGATATTCTTCAAATACTTCTCTTCCATATCCAGTCTTATAATTTCCTTTTACCCATGTAGTTTTATTTCCATTTACTTTAACTCTTTCCCCTTTTACAAATTTTGAAAATGGAACTTCCATTCCATTTGTTAAGTTAAATGATATCTTATCATAATCTTTTTTATTATATAAATATTCTGCTCTCAGTTTTATTACTGCATCAGCGCATTGAATCAAATCTTGAGGTAAAATGGGCATATCTATTACTGAAATATGAGATTCTATAAATTTTTTTCTTCCATCATATAATAATACTGGAGCTCCCATTTCTTTTAATTTTAAATTCCTCAAATAAGTACCAAATGAATTTTGGGAATATATCTCTCTTTCATACCCATTTGGAGTAAGAAATCTACTTTCTATAGTTTTAGCATTTTTATTTATTAAATTTTCAGAAAATAGCATTGTACATAATATGGTAAAAAATATAAAGATCATTACTTTTTTCATTTCACTTCCCCCTTTTTAAATGCCTGTTTCTTATATATTATATTATTCTTTTATATTTGTATATTTATTTTATTTCCAATAAACAAAAAACAGTTTTTTATGACTACATATTATCATAAAAAACTGCTTTTATTTTGAGAGTATCAAGGAATATAATATCTAAATCTTTCTATTTACTCTCATTATATTTAATCATCAGAATTGAACCAGGATTTTGTAATTTAGTAGTTGGTTTTAAATCAACTCCTCTTGCTGATCCTTCACTGTCAGTAAGAATATAGAATGTATTTCCATCAGGGCTTACAGCTATATCACGATAACGATTTGGTGTATGGAAAAATGTTGCTATCTCTCCTTGAACATTATCTTTTTGATTATTTAATTTTATTCTAAAAAGAGTTCCTGCTTTTAAAGTAGTCATTAAAATACTGTTTTCCCACCCTTTCATAGGTCCATTAGCATAATAATTTATACTAGATGGTGCCACTGTTGGCCATTCAACATAAGAAATATCTCCATAAGCATCTCCATCATGATAATTGTACCCCTCTCTTACTGTATAGAAAGTTTTTATTGGATCTTTATAATTTTCTGGCGCTTTCCAATCTGATTCTAATTGTACTTTTACACGTGGATCAGGTACATTAGGATCTACAGCTGCATCTTTAGGTGCTGTTGACCAATCAATGAATTTATATGACTGATTATCCTGAAATCCTGCTACATATGGCCATCCATAATTTCCTCCACTTACAAGAAGATTTAGTTCATCATCTGAAGATGGTCCATGTTCACTAGAGAAAATTTTGTTTCCAACAACTACAATACCTTGTGGATTTCTATGTCCATAAGTAAATATATGACTTTTTACTCCATTAAGAATTGGGTTGTCCTCTGGTATAGTTCCATCTGGATTCATTCTCAAAACTTTTCCTACATAAGCATCATAATTTCCACTTTGAATTTCTTTTGCTGTTGGCAGTCTTTGAGCCTCATTTTTTTTGAAAGCATTTTTCCCTTGATTATGCCCTAATTCACCAAGAGTCAGATATATTTTACCATCAGGAGCAAAAGTTATTCTACCTCCATTATGGTCATCTCCACTTGGAATTTTATCTAAAATAACTATTGGATTTTTTAAAGTCTCAGATTTTGTATCATATTGATATCTTACAAGTTTTTTATAACCAAATTCTGTTTTATTCTCTTTAGGAACATATGTATAGAATACATATACGTAGTTTTGACTGTCTTTTCTTAAAAAGTCAGGAGCTAATGCCATTCCTAAAACACCAAAATGTTGTCCTTCTGCTCTTGCTTCATCTATAGTTACTGCTACTTTTTTTACCCCAGTTTCAGGATTTACTCTTACTATACGTTTTCCAGTTCTTTCTGTTACCCAAAGCATATTATCAGGTCCATAACGTATATTCCATGGATTATCCAATCCCTCAACTAACACCTGCCCTGTAAAAGGCTCTTCCACCTTAACAGGTTTAAGTTTAGCCGAAACTATATTCCCTGAAGCTATAAATGTAAAAGCAAATGTAAAAAATGAAATTATAATTTTTTTCAAGATAAACCTCCCTTATAAAATTTAATTAAAATTTGTTTATAACCTTAATTGATATAATTATTCTCCTTTAAATTAAAATTCTTCTTTTTTGATAAAAAAATTTTTAAAAATAAATGTTTTTATACTTAAATTTTTATTTAATTATTAAAAAAGGAGAAAAATTTTACTTAATTTTCTCCTTTTTATAAAATTTATACTAAATATTTTCCTATTAATTCTATAAAACTATCATTTTTTTCACTTATATATTCTTCATAACCTATAAGATTTTTCTCAAGTTCCATTGAAAGTTCTCCAATAAATTCTGGTATTCTACTCATAAGCATAATTCCAAATTTTGTTCCCAAAACAGTTCTTTCTCTGCTTACCATTCCACCAGCATAAATATCAAAAACATCCTCAATTTTTTCTCCTACCTTTTTCTTTCCACCAGCAAATCCTATATCTCCAACCTGATGTCTTCCACATGAATTTTGACATCCTGAAACATATACAAATGGAAGTCTTTCTTCTGAAATATTATTGATTTTGATATATTCAAGAATATTTTTTACTAAACTTTGACTTTGTTCTATTCCTATCTGACAAGTTGGTATACCTACACAACTCATACTTTGCTGTATTTTTGTTTTTTGTCTGAATTTATCTGTAAGTT
This is a stretch of genomic DNA from Fusobacterium sp.. It encodes these proteins:
- a CDS encoding LysE/ArgO family amino acid transporter, coding for MKYLLQGLTMGLAYVAPIGLQNLFVINTALTHKKSRAFLTAFIVIFFDITLALACFFGIGTIMEKSKLLEMGILFIGSLVILYIGIGLVKAKGMLNNSTDVNIPLIKVVTTACVVTWFNPQAIIDGSMMLGAFRASLPKGEGLKFILGVAFASCIWFIGMTIFINCFSNRITEKILRIINVVCGIVIIFYGIKLFYNFIQMVT
- a CDS encoding NAD(P)H-dependent oxidoreductase, encoding MRKLSLLFLIAALSIPTFSKEKTDDKAGASVTESKKVDMENIDAVTSASIVPAAIIKEYIPKGFTESKNKKALFVVGDPRKNSVTFDMAYTAMRFFEENGIEVTIRDLYKMKWNPVLTLNEFYYQKDGIGKPSKDVSEEQRLITQADYIIFVYPNWHDSATSIIKGYQERVFAKEFAYTADANGLRGLLKGKSLFTIMNCGFLGGGRGFIGNGVGISDEKWNAYMKAYKVFDDDLADWWGMDNYGRFMNDRYPKNLSENYSKEIEKLREDLNSSLQKTFIDKK
- a CDS encoding DUF4846 domain-containing protein; translated protein: MKKVMIFIFFTILCTMLFSENLINKNAKTIESRFLTPNGYEREIYSQNSFGTYLRNLKLKEMGAPVLLYDGRKKFIESHISVIDMPILPQDLIQCADAVIKLRAEYLYNKKDYDKISFNLTNGMEVPFSKFVKGERVKVNGNKTTWVKGNYKTGYGREVFEEYLKFIYTYAGTLSLSKEMKKANIKDIEIGDVFIQGGSPGHVVIVVDIAVNKETGQKIMILAQSYMPSQELHILKSISFISPWYKIEDAKLITPEWLFEKGSLKKW
- a CDS encoding glucose/sorbosone family PQQ-dependent dehydrogenase, whose amino-acid sequence is MKKIIISFFTFAFTFIASGNIVSAKLKPVKVEEPFTGQVLVEGLDNPWNIRYGPDNMLWVTERTGKRIVRVNPETGVKKVAVTIDEARAEGQHFGVLGMALAPDFLRKDSQNYVYVFYTYVPKENKTEFGYKKLVRYQYDTKSETLKNPIVILDKIPSGDDHNGGRITFAPDGKIYLTLGELGHNQGKNAFKKNEAQRLPTAKEIQSGNYDAYVGKVLRMNPDGTIPEDNPILNGVKSHIFTYGHRNPQGIVVVGNKIFSSEHGPSSDDELNLLVSGGNYGWPYVAGFQDNQSYKFIDWSTAPKDAAVDPNVPDPRVKVQLESDWKAPENYKDPIKTFYTVREGYNYHDGDAYGDISYVEWPTVAPSSINYYANGPMKGWENSILMTTLKAGTLFRIKLNNQKDNVQGEIATFFHTPNRYRDIAVSPDGNTFYILTDSEGSARGVDLKPTTKLQNPGSILMIKYNESK